One window of Pseudacidobacterium ailaaui genomic DNA carries:
- a CDS encoding SRPBCC family protein, whose protein sequence is MTTYQIEREQQVFGTLSEVFGFFSNAENLAAITPPWLDFHILTPLPIEMKEGALIAYSLRVHGIRFRWLTRIERWQSPLEFVDVQLEGPYRLWRHTHCFIPNSEGVLVKDCVEFALPFGVLGRLAYHFRVSRDLKEIFDYRAQQIAERFPHPG, encoded by the coding sequence ATGACAACGTATCAGATCGAACGGGAACAACAAGTCTTCGGTACGCTATCGGAGGTCTTCGGCTTTTTCTCCAATGCCGAGAACCTTGCCGCTATCACACCGCCCTGGCTCGACTTTCATATCCTCACCCCCTTGCCCATCGAAATGAAGGAAGGGGCGCTGATTGCCTATTCTCTACGGGTCCATGGCATCCGCTTCCGCTGGCTGACGCGCATCGAGCGGTGGCAATCTCCTCTGGAATTTGTGGATGTGCAGCTCGAAGGCCCCTATCGCCTATGGAGACATACCCACTGCTTCATTCCTAATTCTGAAGGTGTGCTGGTCAAAGACTGTGTGGAGTTTGCGCTGCCCTTTGGAGTGCTGGGCCGGCTTGCCTATCATTTCCGGGTCTCACGCGATCTGAAAGAAATTTTCGATTACCGCGCACAGCAGATTGCCGAACGCTTTCCCCATCCCGGATAA
- a CDS encoding fasciclin domain-containing protein, whose product MKKWKFGAYGLAVVLAASTLFAQKDPMVGGAPMYPTKNIIQNAVNSKDHTTLVAAVKAAGLVDTLEGPGPFTVFAPTNEAFAKLPAGTVDNLLKPENKDQLTKVLTYHVVPGKINSAELKKMIKAGHGTAELKTVNGETLKAMMQGGHIVLQDEKGGTATVTIPDVYQSNGVIHVVDAVLLPN is encoded by the coding sequence GTGAAGAAATGGAAATTTGGAGCATACGGGCTGGCTGTAGTACTGGCTGCGTCTACACTTTTTGCGCAGAAAGATCCTATGGTTGGCGGCGCCCCGATGTATCCCACCAAGAACATCATTCAGAACGCCGTCAATTCCAAGGACCACACCACTCTGGTGGCGGCAGTGAAGGCGGCAGGCCTGGTGGACACGCTGGAAGGACCAGGGCCTTTTACCGTGTTTGCGCCAACCAATGAGGCGTTCGCAAAACTGCCCGCGGGTACAGTGGACAATCTGCTGAAACCTGAGAACAAGGACCAGCTGACGAAGGTGCTGACGTATCACGTAGTGCCCGGCAAGATCAATTCCGCAGAGCTGAAAAAGATGATCAAGGCCGGCCACGGTACCGCAGAGCTGAAAACTGTCAATGGCGAGACCCTTAAGGCCATGATGCAGGGCGGACACATTGTTTTACAGGACGAGAAGGGCGGAACGGCCACGGTCACCATCCCCGACGTCTATCAGTCGAATGGTGTGATTCACGTTGTGGATGCTGTGCTGCTTCCAAACTAA
- a CDS encoding ferritin-like domain-containing protein: MSTIEKDCNTVENGNGSSRRSAILMGGAALAGLMLGRNALAQSSSVSDSDILNFALNLEFLEAQFYTLATTGQTIDVAAGISIKGGDGSAGGTVKVKANPMVPFSDPLLKQFAAEVAMDEQNHVKFLQQQLSTSAVAMPNIDLLNSFNALAQAAGLGSSFDPFASDVNFLLGAFIFEDVGVTAYQGAAGLLSSKTFLDKAVGIHNVEAYHAAGIRTRIFQAGATAQAASQAIAATRAKLDGTGNDDIGVGVTSGAATIVDNNSMGMTYARTTTQVLSIVYGGGSGGGAFFPNGLNGKIK; encoded by the coding sequence ATGAGCACAATCGAAAAAGATTGCAACACCGTAGAAAATGGCAATGGATCTTCGCGCCGCTCCGCCATCCTGATGGGTGGGGCTGCGCTGGCGGGGCTGATGCTGGGCAGAAATGCTCTGGCGCAGTCTTCGAGCGTCTCTGATTCAGACATCCTGAACTTCGCCCTCAACCTTGAGTTTCTTGAGGCCCAGTTCTATACACTGGCAACCACCGGCCAAACCATCGATGTCGCCGCTGGAATTTCCATCAAAGGCGGCGATGGCAGCGCAGGGGGAACGGTCAAAGTCAAGGCCAACCCGATGGTCCCCTTTTCTGACCCTCTTCTGAAGCAGTTCGCAGCAGAGGTGGCCATGGACGAGCAAAACCATGTGAAGTTCCTGCAGCAGCAGTTGAGTACTTCCGCGGTTGCTATGCCCAACATTGATCTGCTCAACAGCTTCAATGCTCTGGCGCAGGCCGCGGGGCTCGGCTCCTCCTTCGACCCTTTTGCCAGCGACGTGAACTTCCTGCTGGGGGCCTTCATCTTTGAAGACGTAGGAGTGACCGCATATCAGGGGGCCGCTGGCCTTCTTTCCAGCAAGACCTTCCTGGACAAGGCCGTAGGCATCCACAACGTGGAGGCGTATCACGCGGCCGGCATCCGCACCCGCATCTTCCAGGCCGGGGCCACAGCACAGGCCGCCTCTCAGGCCATCGCGGCCACCCGGGCCAAGCTGGACGGCACCGGGAACGATGACATCGGAGTGGGTGTGACCAGCGGCGCGGCCACCATTGTGGACAACAACTCCATGGGCATGACCTATGCGCGCACCACCACGCAGGTGCTCAGCATCGTCTATGGTGGAGGCAGCGGCGGCGGTGCATTTTTCCCCAATGGCCTGAATGGAAAAATCAAGTAG
- a CDS encoding biliverdin-producing heme oxygenase gives MEIQKLREAVREDHERVERSFPILSPSLTLSAYRELLSRLYAFVSSWEDLACSALPGEWKQLAKAHARAPLLEQDLRTLGISPDADLRPVMPRFTAVPELLGGMYVMEGSRLGGQHIARHLESRFQEELRGACRYFRGFGTDTGMHWRNFLKRLEALPEEDTPSVVRGAKGMFTAFEQWVCARKALAG, from the coding sequence GTGGAGATCCAGAAACTCAGAGAGGCCGTGCGGGAAGACCATGAGCGCGTGGAAAGAAGCTTTCCCATCCTGTCCCCATCTCTGACACTTTCCGCATATCGGGAGCTGCTCTCGCGGCTCTATGCGTTTGTCTCTTCGTGGGAAGATCTGGCCTGCTCCGCCCTTCCCGGAGAATGGAAGCAGCTGGCTAAGGCCCATGCGCGCGCCCCTCTGCTCGAACAGGACCTACGGACCCTCGGCATCTCGCCGGATGCAGACCTGCGTCCCGTGATGCCGCGCTTTACGGCGGTCCCGGAGCTGCTGGGCGGCATGTACGTCATGGAAGGCTCCCGGCTCGGCGGGCAGCACATCGCCCGGCATCTTGAGTCGAGATTCCAGGAAGAATTGCGCGGGGCCTGTCGCTACTTTCGCGGCTTTGGCACCGATACAGGGATGCACTGGCGCAATTTTCTGAAGAGGCTTGAGGCCCTCCCGGAGGAAGACACTCCCTCGGTCGTGCGCGGCGCAAAGGGCATGTTTACTGCCTTTGAACAGTGGGTCTGCGCCCGAAAGGCCTTGGCAGGCTGA
- a CDS encoding ubiquinol-cytochrome c reductase iron-sulfur subunit: MSEEKKVTRRTLLMKIGIAMNAIVGIAIATPVIGYLLSPVKRKGAYNQWISLGSLNQFPEGQTRLAEFVNPFRRPQDGETAKTPCWVRRLSGNKFQVFAINCAHLGCPVRWFPQSELFMCPCHGGVYYANGDRASGPPERGLFQYDYKIVGGELHINAGQMPTLANEAMNQKEKLVCLG; the protein is encoded by the coding sequence ATGAGTGAAGAAAAGAAAGTCACACGGCGGACGCTTCTGATGAAGATCGGCATTGCGATGAACGCGATCGTGGGAATCGCCATTGCCACTCCGGTCATTGGATACCTGTTGTCGCCGGTGAAGCGCAAGGGCGCTTACAACCAGTGGATTTCTCTCGGAAGCCTGAACCAGTTTCCTGAAGGACAGACGCGGCTGGCCGAGTTTGTCAATCCGTTCCGGCGTCCGCAGGACGGCGAAACGGCAAAGACGCCCTGCTGGGTGCGCCGCCTGAGTGGAAATAAGTTCCAGGTCTTTGCCATCAACTGCGCGCATCTGGGGTGCCCGGTGCGCTGGTTTCCCCAGTCCGAGCTGTTTATGTGCCCGTGCCACGGTGGTGTTTATTACGCCAATGGCGACCGGGCGTCGGGACCTCCGGAGCGCGGGCTGTTCCAGTACGATTACAAGATTGTGGGCGGCGAGCTGCACATCAATGCCGGACAGATGCCAACCCTGGCCAATGAGGCCATGAACCAGAAGGAGAAGCTGGTATGTCTCGGCTGA
- a CDS encoding cytochrome b N-terminal domain-containing protein: protein MSRLKQVYNWFESRLQLEGPVKEAALHPVPRNTASWWYVFGSAAMTLLFLQIATGILLAIIYVPSGSEAWQTLNELNNQLHLGWFLRAMHGWGSNFMVAVVLIHMAQVFLFGAYKYPRELTWVLGVFLLLMTLGMAFTGQVLRFDQDAYWGLGIGASIMSRVPVIGGSLVHLLLGGPIIAGATLSRFFALHVFVIPGAMLLFTGLHVWMVLKLGINEWPMPGRIVRRETYLQEYNELTHKDGVPFVPDALWKDLFFSAAILAAVALCALVFGPYGPGGQPDPTIIQTSPKPDFFFLWLFAVLSYLPPEMETPFVLIAPAIGILVLLALPFVAGVGEKSWHRRPVAVLVLVTVAVSWGIFTHLGVHTPWSPIMNAWSGDPVPEKLVHSETPLERQGAVVFQAKQCRNCHSIGGEGGQRGPALDDVATRLTEDQLIRQVLQGGGNMPAYGKNLSPPEVTALVQFLETLKPAGRPAAVNAAQQAQAQLGR, encoded by the coding sequence ATGTCTCGGCTGAAGCAGGTCTACAACTGGTTTGAGAGCCGCCTTCAGCTGGAAGGGCCGGTCAAAGAGGCCGCGCTGCATCCGGTTCCGCGCAACACGGCGAGCTGGTGGTATGTGTTTGGCAGCGCCGCGATGACGCTGCTCTTTCTGCAGATTGCCACCGGAATCCTGCTGGCGATCATCTACGTGCCTTCCGGCAGCGAAGCCTGGCAGACCCTGAATGAGCTGAACAACCAGCTTCATCTTGGCTGGTTTCTACGCGCCATGCACGGATGGGGATCCAATTTCATGGTCGCCGTCGTGCTCATCCATATGGCGCAGGTCTTCCTGTTTGGCGCATATAAATACCCGCGAGAGCTGACGTGGGTGCTGGGCGTCTTCCTGCTTCTGATGACGCTGGGCATGGCCTTTACCGGGCAGGTGCTGCGCTTTGACCAGGACGCCTACTGGGGACTGGGGATTGGCGCCTCCATTATGAGCCGGGTGCCGGTCATTGGCGGGTCGCTGGTGCACCTTCTGCTGGGCGGTCCCATCATTGCCGGTGCGACCCTTTCGCGCTTCTTTGCGCTGCATGTCTTCGTCATTCCGGGCGCCATGCTGCTCTTTACCGGGCTGCATGTGTGGATGGTGCTGAAGCTGGGCATCAATGAATGGCCCATGCCAGGACGCATCGTGCGCCGCGAGACCTACCTGCAGGAATACAACGAGTTGACGCACAAGGATGGCGTCCCGTTTGTTCCCGATGCGCTGTGGAAAGACCTGTTCTTCTCTGCTGCCATTCTGGCTGCGGTCGCGCTATGCGCCCTTGTGTTTGGCCCCTATGGACCGGGTGGGCAGCCGGACCCGACCATTATTCAGACATCGCCCAAGCCGGACTTTTTCTTCCTGTGGCTCTTCGCGGTGCTTTCTTACCTGCCGCCGGAGATGGAGACCCCGTTTGTGCTGATCGCCCCGGCCATCGGCATTCTAGTCCTGCTGGCGCTGCCCTTTGTTGCGGGAGTTGGCGAGAAGAGCTGGCACCGGCGTCCGGTTGCCGTGCTGGTGCTGGTGACGGTTGCGGTCTCGTGGGGCATCTTTACTCACCTGGGGGTGCATACTCCATGGAGCCCCATCATGAACGCCTGGAGCGGTGATCCGGTCCCAGAGAAGCTGGTCCACAGTGAGACTCCGCTGGAACGACAGGGGGCCGTGGTTTTCCAGGCCAAACAGTGCCGTAACTGCCACTCGATTGGCGGAGAGGGTGGACAGCGTGGTCCGGCCCTCGACGATGTGGCCACGCGGTTGACCGAAGACCAGTTGATCCGCCAGGTGCTGCAAGGGGGCGGCAATATGCCCGCCTATGGCAAGAACCTGAGTCCACCGGAAGTCACGGCGCTGGTGCAGTTTCTGGAAACGCTAAAGCCAGCCGGCCGTCCTGCGGCGGTGAACGCAGCCCAGCAGGCGCAGGCGCAGCTGGGCCGATAG
- a CDS encoding anti-sigma factor, whose amino-acid sequence MMNGHPQFDEDFDLYALGVLDEGERAEMSAHLQNCAACREKLAQAQQRVSLVALTLPEQEPPAHVKRQLMERVHGTKSRTAVVEKQGPSPRVYWWSRPAFGWAFAAVFALLAVFFAWDAHQLRTTMQQDRARAEAQQAQVERARAVLDLLNARETQKVTLTALAEKPQPAGRVFYHPQHGLIFYAQNMPALPPDRVYELWLVPPQGDPIAAGTFSPDSRGNGTVILPPLPKDVPAKAFAVTIEPQGGVPKATGPKVLIGAA is encoded by the coding sequence ATGATGAACGGGCATCCACAATTCGACGAGGACTTTGACCTCTACGCGCTCGGCGTCCTGGACGAGGGCGAGCGCGCGGAGATGTCGGCCCATCTTCAGAACTGTGCCGCGTGCCGGGAAAAGCTCGCGCAGGCGCAGCAGCGTGTCTCTCTGGTGGCCCTTACGCTGCCGGAACAGGAGCCCCCGGCCCATGTAAAGCGCCAGCTCATGGAACGGGTCCATGGCACGAAATCGCGGACTGCTGTTGTTGAGAAGCAGGGGCCGTCCCCGCGGGTTTACTGGTGGAGCAGGCCCGCCTTTGGCTGGGCCTTCGCCGCAGTCTTTGCATTGCTCGCCGTCTTCTTTGCCTGGGACGCGCACCAGCTCCGGACCACGATGCAGCAGGACCGCGCCCGCGCCGAGGCGCAGCAGGCGCAGGTGGAGCGCGCCCGTGCCGTGCTGGATTTGCTCAACGCCCGAGAGACGCAGAAAGTCACGCTGACCGCGCTGGCGGAAAAACCGCAGCCAGCCGGACGGGTCTTCTACCATCCGCAGCACGGCCTCATCTTTTATGCGCAGAACATGCCTGCACTTCCGCCAGACCGCGTCTATGAGCTGTGGCTGGTGCCGCCTCAGGGAGACCCCATCGCTGCCGGCACCTTCTCTCCCGATAGCAGAGGAAACGGTACCGTGATTCTGCCCCCATTGCCGAAAGACGTTCCTGCCAAGGCCTTTGCGGTAACGATTGAGCCTCAGGGCGGTGTGCCCAAGGCCACCGGGCCCAAAGTGCTCATCGGCGCGGCGTAA
- a CDS encoding ferritin-like domain-containing protein: protein MKSVDDLLKRGVSRRRFLAGAGAGAGVAALTLASGCGGSSSSSNPTPTPTPTPTITDTDILNFALNLEYLEAEFYLRAVTGAGLSSTDAGSGAGSVTGGSQVPFKTPAIQQYAQEIANDELAHVRFLRQALGSSAVPRPAIDLMNSFNAAAQAAGIGSSFNPFADEDSFIVGAFVFEDVGVTAYHGAATLLSSSTNLAAAAGILATEAYHAGEIRTLITQLGGAYLTYANQISALRAKAGGGAETTLSASTIVNADSNSISYDRTTDQVLHIVYLAPSPGVVKSGGFFPNGLNGTITATAS, encoded by the coding sequence GTGAAATCTGTAGATGATCTACTGAAACGGGGCGTGTCACGCCGCAGGTTTCTGGCAGGCGCTGGTGCTGGGGCCGGCGTAGCTGCCCTGACCCTGGCAAGCGGCTGTGGCGGAAGCAGCAGTTCCTCCAACCCAACCCCCACTCCAACCCCTACTCCGACCATCACCGACACAGACATTCTGAATTTCGCGCTCAACCTGGAATATCTGGAAGCTGAGTTCTATCTGCGCGCTGTCACCGGAGCGGGGCTTTCTTCTACCGATGCCGGATCGGGAGCTGGTTCCGTGACCGGCGGTTCGCAGGTGCCCTTCAAGACACCGGCGATCCAGCAATATGCACAGGAAATTGCGAACGATGAACTTGCACATGTGCGCTTCCTGCGCCAGGCGCTGGGGTCTTCGGCCGTACCCCGTCCTGCGATTGACCTGATGAACAGCTTCAACGCTGCGGCACAGGCCGCCGGTATCGGCTCTTCCTTCAACCCCTTTGCCGATGAAGACAGTTTCATCGTCGGTGCATTTGTTTTTGAAGACGTGGGCGTCACTGCATATCACGGCGCGGCCACTTTACTCTCCAGCTCCACCAACCTGGCTGCCGCGGCCGGCATCCTCGCCACAGAGGCCTATCACGCCGGAGAAATCCGCACGCTGATTACCCAGTTGGGCGGTGCATACCTGACCTATGCCAACCAGATCTCCGCGTTGCGTGCCAAAGCAGGTGGTGGTGCGGAAACGACCCTTTCCGCCAGCACCATCGTCAACGCCGACTCCAACTCGATTTCCTATGACCGCACGACCGACCAGGTACTGCACATTGTCTACCTGGCGCCCAGTCCCGGGGTCGTCAAAAGCGGCGGCTTCTTCCCCAACGGCCTGAACGGCACCATCACAGCGACAGCTTCCTAA
- a CDS encoding cytochrome c oxidase subunit 3, translated as MSSVAVAQAQAEAWVQPSKGRVAMFCLILAESAIFTIFVVAYIYNLGKSLYGPTPQVLEVPIWNSIFLLSSSLTIWLAERAVEHGKIKVFGLWWALTFALGTIFLVGTGVEWHKLITVDGLTISTNLFGTTFYSLVGLHASHVILGLIALLVVLLFTVTGHVREEHAERIQVLALYWHFVDAVWIVVFTVVYVIGR; from the coding sequence ATGAGTTCCGTAGCGGTCGCACAGGCGCAGGCCGAAGCATGGGTGCAGCCCTCCAAGGGCCGCGTCGCCATGTTCTGCCTCATCCTTGCTGAGTCGGCCATCTTCACCATCTTCGTCGTCGCATACATTTATAACCTCGGCAAAAGTCTGTACGGGCCGACTCCGCAGGTCCTGGAGGTCCCGATATGGAACAGCATCTTTCTTTTGTCGAGCAGTCTGACCATCTGGCTGGCGGAGCGGGCGGTGGAGCATGGAAAAATCAAGGTCTTTGGCCTGTGGTGGGCGTTGACCTTTGCTCTGGGCACGATCTTTCTGGTCGGGACCGGGGTGGAATGGCACAAGCTGATAACAGTGGACGGGTTGACGATCAGCACCAATCTGTTTGGGACCACGTTCTACTCCTTGGTTGGATTGCACGCCTCGCACGTGATTCTGGGACTGATTGCGCTGCTGGTGGTGCTTCTGTTCACTGTAACGGGACATGTGCGTGAGGAGCACGCGGAGCGCATCCAGGTCCTTGCTCTTTACTGGCACTTTGTGGATGCGGTGTGGATTGTTGTCTTCACCGTGGTTTACGTCATCGGCCGCTGA
- a CDS encoding sigma-70 family RNA polymerase sigma factor: protein MYPERTLKEMRLRLPTKAQNSWPHADDASLMARIASGDEAALSEAYDRYSRPVFSLLLRILQDKTVAEEVLQDVFFFLWQNASRFSPERGALQSWLLVMARNRAISYLRRRPRYETLDELTEPWAASGQRLQDTAAEQGEIVARVRSALAQLPDEQNKLFELAYFSGLSHSEIAAQTGQPLGTVKTRLRTALTSVRRAFE from the coding sequence ATGTATCCTGAACGTACGCTCAAGGAGATGAGGCTTCGCTTGCCCACGAAAGCGCAGAATTCCTGGCCCCATGCAGATGATGCAAGTCTGATGGCCCGGATTGCATCCGGAGATGAGGCCGCGCTGAGCGAAGCATATGACCGATACAGCCGTCCGGTCTTTTCCCTGCTGCTGCGCATTTTGCAGGACAAGACTGTAGCCGAAGAGGTCCTGCAAGACGTCTTCTTCTTTTTGTGGCAGAATGCATCGCGGTTTTCCCCCGAACGCGGCGCATTGCAGTCGTGGCTTCTGGTGATGGCGCGGAACCGGGCCATCTCCTATCTGAGGCGGCGGCCCCGCTATGAAACGCTCGACGAGCTGACTGAGCCGTGGGCCGCTTCCGGCCAGAGACTGCAGGACACCGCAGCCGAGCAGGGAGAGATTGTGGCCCGTGTGCGCAGCGCACTGGCGCAGCTACCGGACGAGCAGAACAAATTGTTTGAACTGGCATATTTTTCTGGACTGTCACACTCGGAAATTGCAGCCCAGACGGGACAACCTTTAGGAACGGTGAAGACACGCCTGCGCACGGCGCTGACCAGCGTGCGGCGGGCCTTTGAATGA
- a CDS encoding c-type cytochrome yields MNARQFFSGAILLGGLFLAAGCGRFVAGPHTGAENLRPDEVTDFNRLYAQNCSGCHGADGQHGPALALANPEYQAIVDESTLRNVIANGEAGTLMPAFAQSAGGMLTDAQIDALVKGMRARWFKAGYLQGAEVPPYQANKQGDAARGQQVFASACARCHSTGAQPLAASGANKGGSITDGSFLALISDQALRAIIIAGRPDLGHPDWRNAQPGHALSDQEVTDLVAWMASQRQQTPGQPYPPQAEDGTGKKL; encoded by the coding sequence ATGAATGCACGACAATTTTTCAGCGGGGCCATTCTGCTGGGGGGCCTGTTTCTGGCTGCTGGATGCGGCCGTTTTGTGGCCGGACCTCATACTGGTGCGGAAAACCTCCGCCCGGATGAGGTCACCGACTTCAACCGCCTCTACGCGCAGAACTGTTCCGGGTGCCACGGCGCGGACGGTCAGCACGGGCCGGCCCTTGCTCTGGCCAATCCCGAATACCAGGCCATTGTGGACGAAAGCACACTGCGCAACGTCATCGCGAATGGTGAGGCAGGAACACTCATGCCGGCCTTTGCGCAGAGCGCAGGTGGCATGTTGACGGATGCGCAGATAGACGCGCTGGTCAAGGGCATGCGGGCGCGCTGGTTCAAAGCCGGGTATCTGCAGGGAGCAGAGGTGCCTCCATATCAGGCGAACAAGCAGGGAGATGCGGCCCGTGGACAGCAGGTTTTTGCTTCTGCCTGTGCGCGCTGCCATTCGACCGGAGCACAGCCGCTTGCGGCTTCCGGGGCGAACAAGGGCGGCTCGATCACGGACGGGTCTTTTCTGGCCTTAATCAGTGACCAGGCGCTACGCGCCATCATCATTGCTGGACGTCCTGACCTGGGGCATCCGGACTGGCGCAATGCGCAGCCCGGACACGCCTTGAGCGATCAGGAAGTGACCGACCTGGTGGCATGGATGGCCAGCCAGCGCCAGCAGACACCGGGACAGCCTTATCCACCGCAGGCAGAGGATGGAACAGGGAAGAAGTTATGA
- a CDS encoding cytochrome c oxidase assembly protein, with protein sequence MSPEFQSALLNWNIPPVTTLLLLLTAIVYLRGWLLIGQTRPGQFPVWRLGCFLLGLFMLFLAVASPLDTLDGQLLSAHMGQHFLFMTAAPPLLLLGLPQVPLLRGLPRSVIRRVLGPLFRTAWWKKLGHLLTSLKPAWLLMNLSYIGWHIPAAYELALRSESWHNLEHACFFFTSILFWWPIIRPWPDARQKLSWMLLPYLLTSDLINTIISASLCFSGRVVYPTYAVTTPLLGVDPLTDQAAAGAFMWVTNSTVFLFPAFWITMQLLAPNRGRRKAVLTASPKAGHSRSL encoded by the coding sequence ATGTCGCCAGAGTTCCAATCCGCCCTGCTGAACTGGAACATCCCTCCGGTGACCACCCTTCTTCTATTACTGACTGCGATCGTTTATCTCCGTGGCTGGCTGCTTATTGGACAGACCCGGCCCGGGCAGTTTCCTGTATGGCGGCTGGGCTGCTTTTTGCTGGGGCTGTTTATGCTGTTCCTGGCAGTGGCTTCGCCTCTTGATACCCTGGACGGACAATTACTCTCCGCCCACATGGGGCAGCATTTTCTGTTCATGACCGCAGCGCCGCCGCTGCTTCTGCTGGGGCTGCCACAGGTCCCGCTGCTACGCGGACTGCCTCGGTCTGTCATCCGCCGTGTCCTGGGACCGCTTTTCCGGACCGCATGGTGGAAAAAACTGGGGCACCTCCTAACCAGCCTGAAACCAGCATGGCTGCTGATGAACTTGTCCTACATCGGATGGCACATTCCGGCTGCCTATGAGCTGGCCCTGCGGTCAGAGAGTTGGCACAACCTGGAGCATGCCTGTTTCTTCTTCACCAGCATTCTCTTCTGGTGGCCCATCATTCGACCGTGGCCCGACGCTCGGCAGAAACTAAGCTGGATGCTTCTGCCCTATCTGCTGACCTCTGACCTGATCAACACCATTATCTCTGCTTCACTCTGCTTTTCCGGGCGCGTGGTCTATCCCACATATGCGGTCACAACGCCGCTTTTGGGTGTGGATCCGCTTACGGACCAGGCGGCCGCCGGAGCATTTATGTGGGTCACCAACTCCACGGTCTTCCTCTTCCCTGCTTTCTGGATTACGATGCAGTTGCTGGCCCCGAACCGGGGACGAAGAAAAGCGGTCCTCACCGCATCCCCGAAGGCGGGGCATTCGCGGAGTCTCTGA